The Humulus lupulus chromosome 4, drHumLupu1.1, whole genome shotgun sequence genome has a window encoding:
- the LOC133832806 gene encoding uncharacterized protein LOC133832806, whose protein sequence is MPSDDAFDLYRQPKTTAPASRKRGSMRHPGESNSDPSKKRARTEDPPAPIPSKETTPPAPVDQTPPPAPVDPTPPTTVNPMPPDQSGKTQAEAILNTAYNSANDKLKKLSRHRCSQEAFSNVSSMKVKQIPSRSLNEILSGVFTLSTNWRRSEETYAKHAKEIKAVEGRLIEKLKAVKDRHAQLLEELRAAEEKNAKLGGELKQHKEALAKDTESKERYRESSVLNFKEASKLKNELAISRKETAELEERVKLLEETNASDLEWFKGATFNYFYMFWKNNREANFDYLPERIKQDELAKCIAHRKEEEKVQASPEISLAMGIDGISEDAGTSIDHQPQQDPPAAP, encoded by the exons ATGCCTTCCGACGACGCATTTGATTTGTACAGACAGCCCAAAACCACTGCTCCTGCGAGCAGGAAGAGGGGAAGCATGCGGCATCCTGGGGAAAGCAATAGTGATCCCTCAAAGAAAAGGGCTCGGACTGAGGATCCTCCTGCACCTATACCTTCCAAGGAAACTACTCCTCCAGCTCCCGTCGACcagactcctccaccagctcccgtCGACCCGACTCCTCCAACTACTGTCAACCCAATGCCTCCTGACCAGTCAGGAAAAACTCAGGCCGAGGCTATTCTGAACACAGCCTATAACTCGGCAAATGACAAATTGAAGAAGCTATCAAGACATCGGTGCAGTCAGGAAGCCTTCAGTAATGTCTCCTCCATGAAGGTCAAGCAGATTCCCAGTCGCTCATTGAATGAAATACTCAGT GGAGTTTTTACCCTGAGTACCAACTGGCGTCGCTCGGAGGAGACGTATGCCAAGCATGCTAAAGAAATTAAAGCTGTCGAGGGAAGACTCATCGAGAAGCTCAAAGCAGTCAAGGATAGAcacgcccaactgctcgaggagcTAAGAGCAGCTGAGGAGAAAAATGCCAAACTGGGCGGGGAGCTGAAGCAACATAAGGAGGCCTTGGCCAAAGACACCGAATCCAAAGAGAGGTACAGGGAGTCTTCAGTGTTGAACTtcaaagaggcctccaaactcaAAAACGAACTGGCGATCAGCAGGAAAGAAACTGCTGAGTTGGAGGAGCGAGTTAAATTGCTCGAAGAAACCAACGCTAGTGATCTGGAGTGGTTCAAGGGAGCAACCTTCAACTActtttatatgttctggaaaaACAACCGCGAGGCGAACTTTGATTATTTACCAGAGCGTATAAAGCAGGATGAGCTTGCTAAATGCATTGCTCACCGTAAAGAGGAGGAGAAAGTTCAGGCATCTCCCGAGATCTCTTTGGCGATGGGTATTGACGGCATCAGTGAGGATGCTGGGACCTCCATCGACCACCAGCCTCAACAAGATCCTCCAGCTGctccataa
- the LOC133832805 gene encoding protein FAR1-RELATED SEQUENCE 5-like, with protein sequence MREQVMSMKRAGIKTSRIWNYMVEVHDGWENVGCIKDDLYKRVCKKYSTWDNCDTSTTMGYLEAKKGLDNTFFYKYDVDKENRLTNLLWSDRTSQVDYQLFGDCMTFDSTYKTNRYGKPLVILLGSNNHDKMCVFGAALLDNETSTTYDWVLETFLECMGGKMPSAVLTDCCKAMNKALDNIMPDVPHRICSWYYKEEEWEDNWKVTVNKYRLTRNALVEAQYGKRKQWTYTFLRGIYFGGATTIVLNQTIMPCVEDEISSIFTREIFTRIRKEIRHGDNYIVLKDDKIPDYTLCLVKKYIGSELKRKVISNDGDDVRCDCYSFETKGIPCRHIFISLKNLERRSLPICLVTRRWLKDAKEVQLLTQGNERKCHHPEVIENSRYGGVTTQNTITSYLDTRSREAFQKAMEVISELNAELEKKCHQMKS encoded by the exons ATGAGGGAACAAGTTATGTCAATGAAGAGAGCCGGAATTAAGACATCTCGAATTTGGAATTACATGGTAGAAGTTCATGATGGTTGGGAAAATGTGGGATGTATCAAAGATGACTTGTACAAGAGAGTTTGTAAAAAATATTCAACTTGGGATAATTGTGACACATCCACAACAATGGGTTATCTCGAAGCAAAAAAAGGGCTGGACAATACGTTTTTCTACAAGTATGATGTAGATAAAGAAAATAGATTGACAAATTTATTATGGTCTGACAGGACTTCCCAAGTTGATTACCAATTATTTGGTGATTGTATGACTTTTGATTCTACTTACAAAACCAATag GTACGGAAAGCCATTAGTAATACTACTTGGGTCTAATAATCATGACAAAATGTGTGTGTTTGGAGCTGCACTTCTTGATAACGAGACTTCGACCACATATGATTGGGTATTGGAAACATTTTTAGAGTGCATGGGTGGTAAGATGCCTTCAGCAGTTTTGACGGACTGTTGCAAAGCAATGAACAAAGCACTGGATAATATTATGCCCGATGTTCCACATCGTATTTGCTCATG GTATTACAAGGAGGAAGAATGGGAGGATAATTGGAAAGTGACAgtgaataaatatagattgacAAGAAATGCATTGGTGGAAGCACAATATGGCAAAAGAAAGCAGTGGACATATACTTTTCTTCGTGGTATTTATTTTGGTGGAGCTACTACTATCG TTTTGAACCAGACAATTATGCCGTGTGTGGAGGATGAAATTTCTTCAATTTTCACAAGGGAAATTTTTACAAGGATAAGAAAGGAGATACGACATGGCGATAATTATATTGTCCTAAAGGATGATAAGATACCAGATTACACTCTTTGTTTGGTCAAAAAATACATTGGTTCTGAATTAAAGCGCAAAGTAATCTCCAATGATGGGGATGATGTTCGATGTGATTGCTATTCTTTTGAGACAAAAGGAATTCCATGTAGacatatttttatttcattgaaGAATTTGGAGAGAAGAAGTTTGCCAATTTGTTTGGTAACTAGACGTTGGCTAAAAGATGCTAAAGAAGTTCAATTGTTGACTCAAGGTAATGAAAGAAAGTGTCATCATCCTGAAGTTATTGAAAATTCTAGGTACGGTGGTGTAACCACACAAAATACTATTACATCGTACCTTGATACAAGATCGCGAGAAGCATTTCAAAAGGCTATGGAAGTTATATCAGAGTTGAATGCAGAATTGGAAAAAAAATGCCACCAGATGAAGAGTTAA